One stretch of Roseibium sp. HPY-6 DNA includes these proteins:
- a CDS encoding DeoR/GlpR family DNA-binding transcription regulator — protein sequence MLIERHNSILELARQMGRVSVDDLAKRFDVSPQTIRKDLNELCDRRLLARTHGGALLSSGIENVGYEARRIISSKEKADIGTRVASLIPDNTSIFINIGTTTEAVAQALLQHRGLMVITNNINVASLMRGYTQIEVVIAGGVLRHSDGGIVGEAAVDFMRQFKVDFAVVGASAVDADGSLLDYDYREVKVTKTIMDNARHVILAADSTKFERTAPVRVGHLSQVTTFVTDHCPDPGFAQIAREAEVDLIETGLQSDETSL from the coding sequence ATGCTGATTGAACGTCACAATTCCATTCTGGAACTTGCCCGGCAGATGGGACGTGTAAGCGTCGATGACCTTGCTAAACGGTTCGATGTCAGTCCGCAAACGATCCGAAAAGACCTGAACGAGCTGTGTGATCGGCGTCTTCTGGCCAGAACGCATGGCGGCGCGCTCCTGTCATCGGGAATCGAGAATGTCGGCTATGAGGCACGCAGGATTATCTCCAGCAAGGAAAAGGCCGATATCGGCACACGCGTTGCCTCGCTCATCCCGGACAACACCTCCATTTTCATAAACATTGGTACGACCACGGAAGCCGTTGCCCAGGCGCTGCTGCAGCATCGCGGACTGATGGTGATCACGAACAATATCAATGTCGCCAGCCTAATGCGTGGCTACACACAGATAGAAGTGGTCATAGCGGGCGGTGTGCTGCGCCACTCCGACGGCGGTATTGTCGGCGAAGCTGCTGTCGACTTTATGCGTCAGTTCAAGGTTGATTTCGCGGTCGTCGGTGCTTCGGCCGTTGATGCTGACGGCTCACTTCTCGACTACGACTATCGGGAAGTGAAGGTCACCAAAACTATCATGGACAATGCCCGCCATGTCATTCTTGCGGCCGACAGCACAAAATTCGAGCGTACAGCACCGGTACGGGTCGGCCATTTGTCTCAAGTGACGACATTCGTGACCGATCACTGTCCTGATCCCGGCTTTGCACAGATTGCAAGAGAAGCAGAAGTCGACTTGATCGAGACGGGACTTCAGTCCGACGAAACCTCCCTTTGA
- a CDS encoding RluA family pseudouridine synthase, whose translation MTNSSHEDPADLDADFRLTIDASDSGKRLDAVLAAHVDALSRNRIQSLIKSGDVTVGGAKIVEPKYRVNEGNAVVLILPEPEDPEPVGENIPIAVVYEDEHLIVIDKPAGLVVHPGAGNWTGTLVNALIYHCGDSLSGIGGVRRPGIVHRIDKDTSGLLVVAKTDLAHQGLAAQFADHGRTGPLERAYAALVWGAPSNLKGTIDANLARSQSNRQKMAVIKTSGRHAVTHWQVKERFGPAEEPALASLMECRLETGRTHQIRVHMAHIGHPLIGDGDYGSGFKTKINRLEEPLKSVVSGFERQALHAGLLAFEHPVNGKTLRFESPYPSDFANLLSALQNF comes from the coding sequence ATGACAAACAGTTCCCACGAAGATCCGGCCGACCTGGACGCGGATTTCAGATTGACAATTGACGCAAGCGATTCCGGAAAGCGGCTCGATGCAGTGTTGGCGGCGCATGTTGATGCGCTTAGCCGCAACAGGATCCAGTCCCTCATCAAATCCGGAGACGTCACCGTCGGCGGCGCGAAAATAGTGGAACCGAAATACCGGGTCAATGAAGGGAATGCCGTCGTCCTGATTCTTCCTGAGCCTGAAGACCCGGAGCCTGTGGGCGAAAACATTCCCATTGCGGTGGTCTACGAGGACGAACACCTGATTGTCATCGACAAGCCAGCCGGGCTGGTGGTTCATCCCGGCGCTGGCAATTGGACGGGCACTCTCGTGAACGCCCTTATCTATCACTGCGGCGACAGCCTCTCAGGAATTGGCGGCGTCAGACGTCCCGGGATCGTGCACAGGATCGACAAGGATACGTCCGGTCTGCTGGTTGTCGCAAAGACCGACCTCGCGCATCAGGGACTCGCCGCGCAATTCGCCGATCACGGCCGGACGGGGCCATTGGAACGCGCGTATGCCGCGCTGGTCTGGGGTGCCCCGTCCAATTTGAAAGGCACAATTGACGCAAACCTCGCGCGATCCCAGTCGAACAGGCAGAAAATGGCGGTTATCAAGACAAGCGGCCGGCATGCGGTGACGCATTGGCAGGTCAAGGAACGGTTCGGGCCGGCGGAAGAACCCGCCCTCGCCTCTCTGATGGAGTGCCGTCTGGAAACAGGTCGGACGCATCAAATCAGGGTCCATATGGCCCATATCGGGCATCCGCTGATCGGTGACGGAGACTACGGGTCCGGCTTCAAAACCAAGATAAATCGCCTTGAGGAACCTTTGAAAAGCGTCGTCAGCGGCTTCGAGCGACAGGCACTTCACGCCGGATTGCTCGCTTTCGAGCACCCCGTAAATGGCAAAACTTTGCGCTTTGAAAGCCCATATCCGTCTGATTTCGCAAATCTTTTGTCTGCATTACAAAATTTTTAG